The following proteins are co-located in the Streptomyces sp. DT2A-34 genome:
- the hisF gene encoding imidazole glycerol phosphate synthase subunit HisF codes for MTLAVRVIPCLDVDNGRVVKGVNFQNLRDAGDPVEMAKVYDAEGADELTFLDITASSGNRETTYDVVRRTAEQVFIPLTVGGGVRTAEDVDKLLRAGADKVGVNTAAIARPDLIREIAERFGRQVLVLSVDARRTPEGTFEVTTHGGRKGTGIDAVEWAHRAAELGAGEILLNSMDADGTKDGYDLEMIQAVRKHVTVPVIASGGAGKLADFPPAIEAGADAVLAASVFHFGDLRIGEVKDALRGAGHAVR; via the coding sequence ATGACCCTGGCGGTCCGAGTCATCCCCTGCCTGGACGTGGACAACGGCCGGGTCGTCAAGGGCGTCAACTTCCAGAACCTGCGCGACGCGGGCGACCCCGTCGAGATGGCCAAGGTGTACGACGCCGAGGGCGCCGACGAGCTGACGTTCCTGGACATCACCGCCTCGTCGGGCAACCGCGAGACCACGTACGACGTGGTGCGCCGTACGGCCGAGCAGGTGTTCATCCCGCTGACGGTCGGCGGCGGCGTCCGCACGGCCGAGGACGTGGACAAGCTGCTGCGGGCCGGCGCCGACAAGGTGGGTGTGAACACCGCCGCGATCGCCCGCCCGGACCTGATCCGCGAGATCGCCGAGCGCTTCGGGCGCCAGGTGCTGGTGCTGTCGGTCGACGCGCGGCGCACTCCTGAAGGCACCTTCGAGGTCACCACCCACGGCGGCCGCAAGGGCACCGGCATCGACGCCGTCGAGTGGGCGCACCGCGCCGCCGAGCTGGGCGCGGGCGAGATCCTGCTCAACTCGATGGACGCGGACGGCACGAAGGACGGCTACGACCTGGAGATGATCCAGGCCGTACGCAAGCACGTGACGGTCCCGGTCATCGCCTCCGGCGGCGCCGGCAAGCTCGCCGACTTCCCGCCGGCCATCGAGGCGGGCGCGGACGCGGTGCTCGCGGCGTCGGTGTTCCACTTCGGGGATCTGCGGATCGGCGAGGTGAAGGACGCGTTGCGCGGGGCGGGTCACGCTGTGCGGTGA
- the hisI gene encoding phosphoribosyl-AMP cyclohydrolase codes for MAGMTTSTPRQPSRLDPEIAARLKRSADGLLPAIAQQYDTGEVLMLGWMDDEALHRTLTTGRCTYWSRSRREYWVKGDTSGHFQWVKSVALDCDADTVLVQVDQVGAACHTGARTCFDVDVLLKETEGADSGVPVSDQ; via the coding sequence ATGGCAGGCATGACCACGAGTACGCCCCGTCAGCCCAGCCGGCTGGACCCCGAGATCGCCGCGCGCCTCAAGCGCAGCGCGGACGGACTCCTGCCCGCCATCGCCCAGCAGTACGACACCGGTGAGGTGCTGATGCTCGGCTGGATGGACGACGAGGCGCTGCATCGCACGCTCACCACCGGCCGCTGCACCTACTGGTCGCGCAGCCGCCGGGAGTACTGGGTCAAGGGCGACACCTCCGGCCACTTCCAGTGGGTCAAGTCCGTCGCCCTCGACTGCGACGCCGACACCGTGCTCGTCCAGGTCGACCAGGTCGGCGCCGCCTGCCACACCGGCGCGCGCACCTGCTTCGACGTGGATGTGCTGCTCAAGGAGACCGAGGGCGCCGATTCCGGCGTACCGGTCTCGGATCAGTAA
- a CDS encoding RidA family protein codes for MTSDAVRRVQSGSPWEESFGFARAVAAGDRVLVGGTTSFKGDVLYGEGDPYEQATVAFTSALDALGEFGLGVESVIRTRMYLTHARDVDAVGRAHKEFFDTVRPVSTLLVVEGFVDSRILVEVEIEAFRGR; via the coding sequence ATGACGTCCGATGCCGTACGGCGCGTGCAGAGCGGAAGTCCCTGGGAAGAGTCCTTCGGTTTCGCACGTGCCGTCGCGGCGGGGGACCGTGTCCTGGTGGGGGGCACGACCTCCTTCAAGGGCGACGTCCTGTACGGCGAGGGCGACCCGTACGAGCAGGCCACGGTGGCCTTCACCAGTGCGCTGGACGCGCTCGGCGAGTTCGGACTCGGCGTCGAGTCCGTGATCCGTACCAGGATGTACCTGACCCACGCGCGGGACGTGGACGCGGTGGGCCGGGCCCACAAGGAGTTCTTCGACACGGTGCGCCCGGTCTCGACGTTGCTCGTCGTGGAGGGTTTCGTGGACTCACGCATCCTGGTCGAAGTGGAAATAGAAGCATTCAGAGGACGTTAG
- a CDS encoding MFS transporter, translated as MPSTLTAAEATPGAERPAHRDPNVLRWLAAYTSSMMGDSVYYIALSWAAVQAGSPSQAGVVMAVSALPRALLMLGGGVIADRLGPRRVVIGSDVVRCAAVVAVAGLLFLTTPGLWPLAALALVFGTVDAVFMPAVGALPARVTTRDQLARVQGMRGLGIRFASVVGGPLGGLGVAVGGAAAAFGLAGLLIAVSVPLLVSVRMRELPADDKAVSPGGTAWRDLVAGLGYVRHHRVLAPLMLAIALGDLGFVGPLNVGLALLADERGWGASGMGWVLAGFGVGAGAASLLLTVRGRLPHAGQVAGWAILAGAVAIGALAFVPGVIAAVGVALLIGLLAGLSGAMCGALLQTQADAAYLGRVTAVSGLVSLGFAPLSMPLSAAAIGAWGTGPVFVVSAAVCGLGGVIALGVPGLRRAELPK; from the coding sequence GTGCCTTCGACGCTCACCGCCGCAGAGGCCACTCCCGGCGCGGAGCGCCCCGCCCACCGCGACCCCAACGTCCTGCGCTGGCTCGCCGCCTACACCTCCTCGATGATGGGCGACAGCGTCTACTACATCGCCCTCTCCTGGGCGGCCGTACAGGCCGGTTCGCCGTCCCAGGCCGGAGTGGTCATGGCGGTGAGCGCCCTGCCGCGGGCGCTGCTGATGCTGGGCGGGGGAGTGATCGCCGACCGGCTCGGGCCGCGCAGGGTCGTCATCGGCAGTGACGTGGTGCGGTGCGCGGCCGTCGTCGCGGTGGCGGGGCTGCTGTTCCTCACCACCCCGGGCCTGTGGCCGCTGGCCGCGCTCGCCCTGGTCTTCGGCACCGTCGACGCCGTCTTCATGCCGGCCGTGGGCGCGCTCCCCGCGCGCGTGACGACACGCGACCAGCTCGCGCGCGTGCAGGGCATGCGGGGCCTCGGGATCCGGTTCGCGAGCGTCGTCGGCGGTCCGCTCGGCGGTCTAGGGGTCGCGGTCGGGGGCGCGGCGGCCGCGTTCGGCCTCGCCGGGCTGCTCATCGCGGTGTCGGTGCCGCTGCTGGTCTCCGTGCGGATGCGGGAGCTGCCCGCCGACGACAAGGCGGTCTCGCCGGGCGGCACCGCGTGGCGCGATCTGGTGGCCGGCCTCGGCTACGTCCGGCACCACCGGGTGCTCGCTCCGCTGATGCTGGCCATCGCCCTCGGCGACCTCGGCTTCGTCGGCCCGCTCAACGTCGGCCTGGCGCTGCTCGCCGACGAGCGGGGCTGGGGCGCCTCCGGAATGGGCTGGGTGCTCGCCGGCTTCGGCGTCGGCGCGGGTGCCGCGTCCCTGCTGCTGACCGTGCGCGGACGCCTGCCGCACGCCGGGCAGGTGGCGGGGTGGGCGATCCTCGCGGGGGCGGTCGCGATCGGTGCCCTGGCCTTCGTGCCCGGCGTGATCGCGGCCGTCGGGGTCGCCCTGCTCATCGGACTGCTCGCCGGTCTCAGCGGCGCCATGTGCGGCGCCCTGCTGCAGACCCAGGCCGACGCCGCCTACCTGGGCCGCGTCACCGCCGTCTCAGGGCTGGTCAGCCTCGGTTTCGCGCCGCTCAGCATGCCCCTGTCCGCCGCCGCCATCGGCGCCTGGGGCACCGGCCCGGTCTTCGTGGTCAGCGCGGCGGTGTGCGGGCTGGGCGGAGTGATCGCCCTGGGCGTGCCCGGCCTACGCCGCGCCGAACTCCCGAAGTGA
- the hisH gene encoding imidazole glycerol phosphate synthase subunit HisH: MSTVSKKVVVFDYGFGNVRSAERALARAGADVEITRDFDKAMNADGLLVPGVGAFAACMQGLKEARGDWIVERRLAGGRPVMGICVGMQILFARGIEHGVETEGLGEWPGSVEPLQADIVPHMGWNTVDVAAGTELFAGLDADARFYFVHSYAVHDWALEVHNPLMQAPKVTWSTHGKPFVAAVENGALWATQFHPEKSGDAGAQLLTNWIGTL; encoded by the coding sequence ATGAGCACCGTCTCGAAGAAGGTCGTCGTCTTCGACTACGGCTTCGGCAACGTCCGCTCCGCCGAACGCGCCCTCGCGCGCGCGGGAGCCGACGTCGAGATCACGCGCGACTTCGACAAGGCCATGAACGCCGACGGCCTGCTGGTGCCCGGCGTCGGCGCCTTCGCGGCCTGCATGCAGGGCCTGAAGGAGGCGCGCGGCGACTGGATCGTCGAGCGGCGACTGGCCGGCGGGCGCCCGGTGATGGGTATCTGCGTCGGCATGCAGATCCTGTTCGCGCGGGGCATCGAGCACGGCGTCGAGACCGAGGGCCTCGGCGAGTGGCCCGGCTCGGTCGAGCCGCTCCAGGCCGACATCGTGCCCCACATGGGCTGGAACACCGTGGACGTGGCGGCCGGCACCGAGCTGTTCGCCGGTCTGGACGCCGACGCGCGCTTCTACTTCGTGCACTCCTACGCGGTCCACGACTGGGCCCTGGAGGTGCACAACCCGCTGATGCAGGCACCCAAGGTCACCTGGTCGACGCACGGCAAGCCCTTCGTGGCCGCCGTGGAGAACGGCGCCCTGTGGGCCACGCAGTTCCACCCCGAGAAGTCCGGCGACGCCGGAGCGCAGCTGCTCACCAACTGGATCGGAACCCTGTAG
- the hisB gene encoding imidazoleglycerol-phosphate dehydratase HisB, with product MNRVGRVERVTKETSVLVEIDLDGSGKVDVSTGVGFYDHMLDQLGRHGLFDLTVKTEGDLHIDSHHTIEDTALALGAAFKQALGDKVGIYRFGNCTVPLDESLAQVTVDLSGRPYLVHTEPENMAPMIGEYDTTMTRHILESFVAQAQIALHVHVPYGRNAHHIVECQFKALARALRYASERDPRAAGILPSTKGAL from the coding sequence ATGAACCGCGTAGGACGCGTGGAGCGAGTCACCAAGGAGACCTCGGTCCTCGTCGAGATCGACCTCGACGGGTCCGGCAAGGTCGATGTGTCGACCGGCGTCGGCTTCTACGACCACATGCTCGACCAGCTCGGCCGGCACGGTCTGTTCGACCTGACCGTGAAGACCGAGGGCGACCTGCACATCGACTCGCACCACACCATCGAGGACACCGCCCTCGCACTGGGCGCCGCCTTCAAGCAGGCGCTCGGCGACAAGGTGGGGATTTATCGATTCGGCAACTGCACGGTCCCGCTGGACGAGTCCCTCGCCCAGGTCACCGTCGACCTGTCCGGCCGCCCGTACCTCGTGCACACCGAGCCCGAGAACATGGCGCCGATGATCGGCGAGTACGACACCACGATGACCCGGCACATCCTGGAGTCCTTCGTCGCCCAGGCGCAGATCGCGCTGCACGTGCACGTGCCGTACGGGCGCAACGCCCACCACATCGTGGAGTGCCAGTTCAAGGCGCTGGCCCGGGCCCTGCGGTACGCGTCCGAGCGCGACCCGCGCGCGGCGGGCATCCTTCCCTCCACGAAGGGTGCGCTGTAA
- a CDS encoding histidinol-phosphate transaminase — MSDVRIDDLPVRDELRGKSPYGAPQLDVPVRLNTNENPYPLPEPLVERIAERVREAARNLNRYPDRDAVELRTRLAEYLTDTSGHEVGLANVWAANGSNEVLQQVLQTFGGPGRTAIGFEPSYSMHGLISRGTGTGWISGPRNEDFTIDLPAAEKAIAEHRPDIVFITTPNNPTGTAVPPETVLALYEAAQAAKPSMVVVDEAYIEFSHGDSLLPLLEGRPNLVVSRTMSKAFGAAGLRLGYLAAHPAVVDAVQLVRLPYHLSAVTQATALAALEHTDTLLKYVEQLKSERDRLVGELLALGYDVTPSDANFVQFGRFDDAHAAWQKILDRGVLVRDNGVPGWLRVTAGTPEENDAFLDAVRELQCLVGDTPTPPKEQSA, encoded by the coding sequence GTGAGCGACGTACGTATCGACGATCTCCCCGTACGGGACGAGCTGCGCGGCAAGTCCCCTTACGGCGCGCCCCAGTTGGACGTCCCCGTACGGCTGAACACCAACGAGAACCCCTACCCGCTGCCCGAGCCGCTGGTCGAACGGATCGCCGAGCGCGTCCGTGAGGCGGCCCGCAACCTCAACCGCTACCCCGACCGGGACGCGGTGGAGCTGCGCACCCGGCTCGCCGAGTACCTGACGGACACGTCCGGTCACGAGGTGGGCCTCGCGAACGTCTGGGCGGCCAACGGCTCCAACGAGGTCCTCCAGCAGGTGCTGCAGACCTTCGGCGGACCGGGGCGTACGGCCATCGGCTTCGAGCCGTCGTACTCGATGCACGGCCTCATCTCGCGCGGCACCGGCACCGGCTGGATCTCCGGCCCGCGGAACGAGGACTTCACGATCGACCTCCCGGCCGCCGAGAAGGCGATCGCCGAGCACCGGCCCGACATCGTCTTCATCACCACCCCCAACAACCCCACGGGCACCGCGGTCCCTCCCGAGACCGTCCTCGCGCTGTACGAGGCCGCGCAGGCCGCCAAGCCCTCCATGGTCGTGGTCGACGAGGCGTACATCGAGTTCAGCCACGGCGACTCGCTGCTGCCGCTGCTCGAAGGTCGGCCGAATCTCGTCGTCTCCCGCACGATGTCCAAGGCCTTCGGCGCCGCCGGCCTGCGCCTCGGCTATCTCGCCGCGCACCCGGCGGTCGTGGACGCCGTCCAGCTCGTACGGCTGCCCTACCACCTGTCGGCCGTCACCCAGGCGACCGCCCTGGCCGCCCTGGAGCACACCGACACGCTGCTGAAGTACGTCGAGCAGCTCAAGTCGGAGCGGGACCGGCTGGTGGGCGAGCTGCTTGCCCTCGGCTACGACGTCACGCCGTCGGACGCCAACTTCGTGCAGTTCGGACGGTTCGACGACGCGCATGCCGCCTGGCAGAAGATCCTCGACCGGGGCGTGCTGGTCCGGGACAACGGCGTGCCGGGGTGGCTGCGGGTCACCGCCGGAACCCCCGAAGAGAACGACGCGTTCCTCGACGCGGTACGTGAGTTGCAGTGTCTTGTGGGGGACACCCCCACACCCCCGAAGGAGCAGAGCGCATGA
- a CDS encoding TIGR03085 family metal-binding protein, with protein sequence MSTFAKRERLLLADLLEAEGPDAPTLCEGWTTRDLAAHVVVRERRPDAAAGMLLKQLAPRLDKAMEEFAAKPYEELIQLIRTGPPRFSPFQLKQIDELSNTIEFYVHTEDVRRAQPDWTPRELDPVFQDALWSRLERSARLMGRGAPTGLVLRRPNGQTAVAHRGTPVVTVTGEPSELLLFAYGRQDAADVELDGDKDAISKLHEGKQLGI encoded by the coding sequence ATGTCGACCTTCGCCAAGCGTGAACGACTTCTCCTGGCCGACCTCTTGGAGGCCGAGGGCCCGGACGCCCCCACCCTCTGCGAGGGGTGGACGACCCGCGATCTCGCCGCGCACGTGGTGGTGCGCGAGCGCCGCCCCGACGCCGCCGCGGGCATGCTGCTCAAGCAGCTCGCGCCGCGCCTGGACAAGGCGATGGAGGAGTTCGCGGCGAAGCCGTACGAGGAACTGATCCAGCTCATCCGCACCGGTCCGCCGCGCTTCTCGCCGTTCCAGCTCAAGCAGATCGACGAGTTGTCGAACACGATCGAGTTCTACGTCCACACGGAGGACGTCCGCCGCGCCCAGCCGGACTGGACGCCCCGCGAACTCGACCCGGTCTTCCAGGACGCCCTCTGGTCCCGCCTGGAGCGTTCCGCCCGTCTGATGGGCCGCGGCGCGCCCACGGGCCTGGTGCTGCGCCGCCCGAACGGCCAGACGGCGGTCGCCCACCGGGGCACGCCGGTCGTCACGGTGACCGGCGAGCCGTCGGAGCTGCTGCTCTTCGCCTACGGCCGCCAGGACGCCGCCGACGTCGAACTGGACGGCGACAAGGACGCGATCTCGAAGCTGCACGAGGGGAAGCAGCTCGGGATCTGA
- the priA gene encoding bifunctional 1-(5-phosphoribosyl)-5-((5-phosphoribosylamino)methylideneamino)imidazole-4-carboxamide isomerase/phosphoribosylanthranilate isomerase PriA, which translates to MAKLELLPAVDVRDGQAVRLVHGESGTETSYGSPLEAALAWQRSGAEWLHLVDLDAAFGTGDNRELIAEVAKAMDIKVELSGGIRDDASLAAALATGCTRVNLGTAALETPEWVAKVIAEHGDKIAVGLDVRGTTLRGRGWTRDGGDLYETLERLNSEGCARYVVTDIAKDGTLQGPNLELLKNVCAATDRPVVASGGVSSLDDLRAIAELVPLGVEGSIVGKALYAKAFTLEEALEVVSS; encoded by the coding sequence ATGGCCAAGCTCGAACTCCTCCCCGCTGTCGACGTCCGCGACGGCCAGGCCGTCCGCCTCGTGCACGGCGAGTCCGGCACCGAGACCTCCTACGGCTCCCCGCTGGAGGCCGCCCTGGCCTGGCAGCGTTCGGGCGCCGAGTGGCTGCACCTCGTCGACCTGGACGCCGCCTTCGGCACCGGCGACAACCGGGAGCTGATCGCCGAGGTCGCCAAGGCGATGGACATCAAGGTCGAGCTGTCCGGCGGCATCCGCGACGACGCCTCCCTGGCCGCCGCGCTCGCCACCGGCTGCACGCGCGTGAACCTCGGTACGGCCGCCCTGGAGACCCCCGAGTGGGTCGCCAAGGTCATCGCCGAGCACGGCGACAAGATCGCCGTCGGCCTCGACGTACGCGGCACGACCCTGCGCGGCCGCGGCTGGACCCGCGACGGCGGCGACCTCTACGAGACGCTGGAGCGCCTCAACAGCGAGGGCTGCGCGCGGTACGTCGTCACGGACATCGCCAAGGACGGCACGCTGCAGGGCCCGAACCTGGAGCTGCTGAAGAACGTCTGCGCGGCGACGGACCGCCCGGTGGTCGCCTCCGGCGGCGTCTCGTCCCTGGACGACCTGCGGGCGATCGCCGAGCTGGTCCCGCTCGGTGTCGAGGGCTCCATCGTCGGGAAGGCCCTGTACGCGAAGGCGTTCACCCTGGAAGAGGCCCTGGAGGTTGTCTCGTCATGA